The Papilio machaon chromosome 15, ilPapMach1.1, whole genome shotgun sequence region AAAAAAGTTTCAacatttattctattttaatgaaagagACAGAATCAAATTAAAGGATTATATAATGTTTAGTAAATGCTATACAAATAGTCCTCTTTCTCtacccacccttttcttataaagtaaggatgggaagggaaggtAGATTTGAAGGAGGGGTCGCATAAGAATTGAGAAATATTCTCTCTCTGTGCGTCTCCtactccgtcgattaaagacATTCATTGCATTTACGGATGTCTGTGCAGTgctcgcttcgccatttcggcgaattggTGGCCGCTTGTTCGTTGGCACCTTATACAAAATGCTTGttttattctaataattaaatactaaatcCCCACAATATACCATGGTTTAACAGACAGGCGCTAAATGActctcttatatatatatatatatatatatatatataattttcatttcacaatgttagttaccatactcctcggAAACGACTTGACAgagatttttatgaaatttgatatacaTGTTCAGtaagtctgagaatcggctactatctatttttcatacgcttattaagtttatttttttaactatgcgTAGACGGAGTCACAGGCGACGGATAGTTTATACTTCTTTCTTTCCTAAACCCTCTTGccgtattatttttcttaagtgACAGGGACATGTGActtataatgtattatttaccaTCTCTCAAAAAGcaatcttacttataaatgcgaatgtttagatggatggatggatgtttgtttgaaggtatctccaaaacggctcaacggatcttgatgacatttggtACAGATGCAGAAAATGGTCAGgacgaacacataggctacttattaagtttttttaaactccgcgcggagtcgcgggcaacagctagtagttTATACAACACATAAAAGAGTAAAaggtaatgaaataaatttaatataacattatttataattaagttaattgagatcaataaaaataaataacaaactattgtctaaatataaaaatgtagttaaataacaaaaaaaactcagcattttgtagtaaattcaaattatgaaatcatataattctacttattattaactagatgtacataaaaatattaatatcaacaagtatttttttactattggaACATATAATACTAACGTACAGTGTAAACGCCCCTTTAGTTACATTCTAATAGTACATTAAGTAGTCTCGTACAGCGTAGAAATTTGTATTGATTGAATGTGGAAGCGAGAAGTGTCAGGACCGCGCCTATCCTTCTAGAATATAACCTTGAATTGTGCGTTTTAAACTAGGGCCAATGTGCATATTGACAACATTTCAAAAGAGGCTattaaagtttcaaccatataggaaaagatgCCGTATAGGCAGttatttcagtaaaaaaacacatttacaggtgtatttgtctttagtgcatgttgttaccTAGACCCTTATACATATAACCCATTGCTATATTAAGCTATTTGCGTCAAGTGTGTACCAATCGTTCCGTTTTCGTCTCTTGTAGTAAACTAGATTCATTCTCATGTTCCTCTTCAACACGCAGTAATATATCtaatacttgtttttttatctgatTCTGGTATCTGGTGGGCAAACGTTTTGTACTCTGACAGACGCTAGCAAAGAATAAGTCTAGGGAATCGTTATCAGATGTACTAGGCTCCCATAATTCCTGTTCAGCTTCGGATTGCATTTCCATTTCATCGATTTTATTATCTTCTATGGCTGTTCTGTTGTCCCTggtaaaaaaggttttttttaattcatgtaTAAGACATTAAGACTTCTTTCGACGAAGCGAATGGCTTTAGGATTATGTTtggcatttattaaaatggaatataaaaattattcgatGGACATATGAATACTAGCTTATTATTTGGATTGCTTTTGCAATATCCtgatttgttaaatttgataaatggataagaaatattattaaatatattactactAAAATAGATTTCGAAGTGGCTACAgaagatttatttgaataaaaaatatttttttgtttttttttttcttactctCGTATCATCATGTGTGGTAATACGAAGGACATTCGATTCTGAAACCGCCACTTCTTGCACGGCAGACCAGCTTTCGTTCTCGTGCCTTTCCTCGACTTCTTGAGCGCCTGCCTTAAAGAATCCCGCAAGATTTTCCATTCCCGTTTCAAAATTTCACCTAAAACATGTAATTAATACAACAAACATAATACTACTAGTAATaaaatgctataaaataatttaaaaataatttttctatcgccagatattatttttattaatattacaaatgtacttataatataatatacactatttaaaaaactataacattCATCGTAATACCTTTCAGAATTGTAAACATAAACAGCTGTTCTTACATTTCTGTTACCTGTCACTAGATGGCGGTAGtagtttgataatttaaaaatctaaatccaagtttttcttaatatctttataatttgtaccaatatatattaatattaattgtaggTTTGCTGACAGAGTATATAATAATCATATATTGCATAATTTAAGCTATAATTAACAGTACAACAAGAAactcaacaaaaaatatgctaACTTGTTTAGCTCGGTACAAAATGTAGGTGTTAAGATGTTTAAAACATGCCTATTTTCATTTGTGATATCATTGCAAAcgtttaattcattaatattttcatcttaCGAATTGTCCTTCAAACggttataacaatatttacagataaattattattagcatTTAATTTCTGCATTTAAACATCTTTCTGAGTCTATAAAACATGAAATCTTAGTCGATTTTAGCGACCTCTATCTACAGTTCTACAGTAATAATAAAGGTATAAGTTCGGGAAGCCTAAAAATTCCTacctctttaaaatataatacttttcAATTGATATATAAACAACGAAAgcgattcatttttattaataaaaaacaactaaaaggTTTGTTGCACACAAAAAGCTTACAATTAGCGCCCAGTCGCTTTGATATTTCAGTCCAACAGCGATCCCTTACGTCTATATCTCTATGGTTCTCGTGTCGTGTATC contains the following coding sequences:
- the LOC106713206 gene encoding transcription factor Adf-1; the protein is MTASREYRERLIDEVKKYPVLYDTRHENHRDIDVRDRCWTEISKRLGANCEILKREWKILRDSLRQALKKSRKGTRTKAGLPCKKWRFQNRMSFVLPHMMIREDNRTAIEDNKIDEMEMQSEAEQELWEPSTSDNDSLDLFFASVCQSTKRLPTRYQNQIKKQVLDILLRVEEEHENESSLLQETKTERLVHT